In Pseudomonadota bacterium, the genomic stretch GCGCTCGGCGTGGTCGATGTCGTCGCAGAACACGATCGTCTTGGCGAGCCTGTCGCCGCTCTCCTTGAGGAAACGGGTCACCTTCTCGGCCACGAGCCGCGTGCGCTTCTCGAGCACGAGCGTGCGGTCGAAGTCGCGCTGGTTGTAGACTCGGTCCTCGATCTCCACGCCGTGCTTGTCGAGCTTCCCGGCCTCGGGCCGCCACCCCTCCAGGTCCTTGTCGAAGTCGATGCGCACCACCTTGTACGGCGCGAGGAAGCCGTCCTCGATCCCCTGCTTGAGCGAGTAGGTGAACACCGGCTCGCCGAAGTACGCGAGGTTCGAGACGTCCTTGGTCTCCTTGGGCGTGGCCGTGAGGCCGATCTGCGTGGCCGCCGAGAAGTAGTCGAGGATCTCGTGCCAGGCCTTGGCCTCGTTCGCGCTGCCTCGGTGACACTCGTCCACGACGATCAGGTCGAAGAAGTCGGGCGAGAACTCCTTGTAGATGTTCTGCTCTTCCTCGGTGCCGGTGACCGCCTGGTAGAGCGAGAGGTACACCTCGTACGACTTGTCCACCTTGCGGCCCGCGATCTTGGTCATCACCTTGCCGAACGGCTTGAAGTCGTTCGTGCGCGTCTGATCCACGAGGATGTTGCGGTCGGCGAGGAACAGAATTCGCTTCTTGAGGCCCGACTTCCACAGCCGCCAGATGATCTGGAACGCCACGAACGTCTTGCCCGTGCCGGTCGCCATGACGAGCAGGATGCGGTCCTGCCCGCTCGCAGCCGCTTCCACGGCGCGGTTGATCGCCTGCATCTGGTAGTAGCGCGGCACCTTGGCAGAGAGGTCGGTGTGGTAGTCCTGGGTGACGATCCGCTCGGTCCTCGCGTCGAGCCCCTTGAACCGCCGCCAGCGGTCGAAGAGGAAGTCCGGCGACGGGAAGCGATCGAGCGCGATCTCCTCTTCCATGATGCCGCCGAGCGCCGCCGCCGTGGCGTCGTGGAACAGGAACCGATCCCCGTTCGAGGAGAAGACGAACGGCACGTCGAGCATCTCCGCGTAGCCGAGCGCCTGCTGCATCCCCGAGCCGACCGAGTGGGCGTTGTCCTTGGCCTCGACCACGGCGAGCGGCTGCCCGTGCTTGTGGAACAGGACGTAGTCCGCGAACTTCTTCTCGCCCCGCGTTTGCAGCTTGCCCCGGACGATCACCCGCCCGGCGGTCAGCGTGTACGAGCGCCGGATCTGCGCCTTGTCCCAGCCCGCCCCTTCGAGCGCCGGGGTCA encodes the following:
- a CDS encoding DEAD/DEAH box helicase family protein, which encodes MQEDKKKLSEEDICLRYLTPALEGAGWDKAQIRRSYTLTAGRVIVRGKLQTRGEKKFADYVLFHKHGQPLAVVEAKDNAHSVGSGMQQALGYAEMLDVPFVFSSNGDRFLFHDATAAALGGIMEEEIALDRFPSPDFLFDRWRRFKGLDARTERIVTQDYHTDLSAKVPRYYQMQAINRAVEAAASGQDRILLVMATGTGKTFVAFQIIWRLWKSGLKKRILFLADRNILVDQTRTNDFKPFGKVMTKIAGRKVDKSYEVYLSLYQAVTGTEEEQNIYKEFSPDFFDLIVVDECHRGSANEAKAWHEILDYFSAATQIGLTATPKETKDVSNLAYFGEPVFTYSLKQGIEDGFLAPYKVVRIDFDKDLEGWRPEAGKLDKHGVEIEDRVYNQRDFDRTLVLEKRTRLVAEKVTRFLKESGDRLAKTIVFCDDIDHAERMRQELVNLNADLAAKNPKYVMRITGDNDEGKKELDNFIDPEVRYPVIATTSKLMSTGVDAQTCKLIVLDQRIQSMTDFKQIIGRGTRIREDHDKLWFTIMDFKKATELFADPNFDGDPVQIYFPPESGPIVPPDVADGPPVGVGEDPSHLSDPSHPSHSDPSDPAHHPRQKYVVDDVRVSVVAERVQYYGADGKLITESLKDYTKKRVKTRYASLDSFLKTWTGADRKRAIIEELEQQGVFFEALADEVGKEVEPFDLVCHVAFGAPPLTRRERAENVKKRHYWERFGEQARAVLGVLLEKYAVEGIENIEDPSVLNVKPLSDFGTPVEIVKLFGGKDGFDTAIRELEHEIYSA